Below is a genomic region from Sorghum bicolor cultivar BTx623 chromosome 9, Sorghum_bicolor_NCBIv3, whole genome shotgun sequence.
GTTGTGGCAAAACATGAACAAGCTGTTGAAACTGTCAGTCATATGGACCCAGCTATAGTTGGATGTTTTCAGAACTATAGCCAATTGGTGCTTGTTTGTTATCAGTTCCACTGTAAACTTGGTCTGGTCTTCACGTGGCCATCCCTGCAATTTTTTATTTGCTGCAACCTTTCAGGTTTAACTGAACTATGTATGCTGTTTTTTAATGCAAACTATGTATGCTGATAACTTGTACCTCAACCCACACCACTTGACTACTTTAGTAAAATTGTTCCTCACCAGATAAGCACCAATATGAAGAAATCATCTTTAGCATCACCAAACTTTCGCTGCCTTGCTCTCTGGTGAGCTCACGGTCTCTGGGGCTAGAGTTTTCACAGGATAAgcttgacactgtaagtattacAAACAAGAAGTGCAGTCTCGAGTAAGCAATTAATCACCAACTGGTCTGCCAACACATTCACTGAGGTCCGGTTGTCATCATCAATCAAATTACCAATATCCCTTTTTTAAATGACAATGGCAAGTGGTGCATCTCCTTTATAAGTGGCAGCTCTCACTTCCAATGTCAATATtgaactgatcagcttgagtaaCCAATATAAAGAAAATATGCAGCTGATTATCTTGGCCACGCATGCTGTTTCCTTTTTCGAATTTAGGATTAAGGTTCCCTGTCTGCTTGTTGAGTAATTTGTAATATGCAGCCTGTACTGACAAAATGGGTACAGTTCATTCTATAATTCTATTTCCTAAGTCCCTTGTGATATGCCTACTCTAAGGCCAACACACCAGGCATAGTATGTTATAAAATCATGGATATGGGAATACTAACCTGTCTGTAGGATTGTAGTTTGTAGAGTACATTACAACAGATGCCTTCTGTTTTTTAAAGTGCGAAAGGGCCTCTGGCTGAGTTGGTTAGGTGGCACGAGTAGCACTCCTCAGGTCCCACACCAAAGCACAGGTCTAAGGTCCGACCCTGGTTGTGGTCGTTCTCACTTGGGCTACGTTGCTGCTATGTATGGATGGGGCAGGGGTTTGGGTGTTTTCTCGACCTACGTGAGAAAGTCTTCTTAATGAAAGGCCTGGAGGCTGTCTTACCCCCCACAGGTCAAGGTTTTAAAGTAAATGCTTCTTTGCAGTTTTTTTATAGTGCTGTAGACAATATAATCATTTCAAAGTCAGCCTCAATGATATCTCTAAAAAGTTGAACTGAGCAAGTATTCCTTTGAGTTTTTCTATTTCTTAAGCATGAGAGCACAAGTGCCTCTGGAACAATTAATGGCTGTCTGCCTTACTTTATCATGTTTTATGTGTATATTTGTACATGAGGCCTTCAAGGTATTACCACATGTGAGCTACGTATTTCAGAACTCTTTAGCAGCTTTTTTCTAGGTGCTGTATGGTGTCTTGTACAGGAACTCACCCCACTTGGCTCATGTGCTTACTTCTATATGCACAGGTTGAAGATGATGACAGTGACACCGTATGTCTTCCAATGGATTTCCAGCAGCTTCAAGAGCTGTGCGTGTTTATTAAAGATAAACTCAATGAATCCCCAAAAGAAGTCTTGCTTTGCATGGGACTTGCAGCTCATCTGGTTGATGTCTATTCATCTTATAATTTACTAGTATGATAACGGACCGTGTGCCACTTCCATTCAATGTATGTTTATTCTTGATATTTTTTCAGGTTCTGTGCTTGAGTAAAACGAACAAGATCAATATCAGGCTTTACAACACGGGGGAGGCTATTGCACTGAAGAATCTAAAAGCAGCCTTTATTAGTAAATCACTTCCTGCCTTTACTCATGTGTTTATATTTTATTAGTGCGCATATAATTACTGATATGTGGATTTTTGTTTCCCTTGGTAGAGAAACTTGTCACAGTGCGTGGTACTGTGCTCAAAGTCAGCACTGTAAAACCTATTGTTCTGCAGATGAAATTCCGATGCATGAAGTGTGGTAAAGAAATACCCCGTGTGTTTTCTGATGGGAAATTTTCTCCTCCAGTGTCCTGTACCATTCAGGGATGCAAGAGCAGAAGCTTTATCCCAGATAGATCTAGCGCACAGCTGATGGATTTCCAGAAACTAAGGCAAGGGGCGAGTAAACTCATCTGAGCTTTCCTCCAATTATATTGTGCTAAAACCTTTCCTTTTCTTTATGTTCCCATCCAGAATACAGGAGCTTGCAAGCGCTGACAACCACGAAGGCCGAGTGCCACGGACCGTAGAGTGTGAGCTTACAGAAGACCTTGTTGATTGTTGCATCCCTGGAGAGATCGTAACAGTAACTGGAATTGTGAAAGTACTCAACAACTATATGGATGTTGGAGGAGGTACATTCAAAGTGACTACAACAGTGCTCTTTTCTTAATTTTCCTTGTGTTATTTTGCTAATTGTTTCAACAATAGTTTTAATAGTTTATTTGTCAAAAGTTGTTTGTCTGTTTAGATCCTTGGATTATCTGTGCCACATCTAGAGTAATATAACATTGTCAACCTTTTGTTTCATTTTTTCATTACTTCATTTATTTTGGAAGTCTAGCTCTGGTGCGTTTTGGACGATGCGGCATAAGTAGTTCATTAGAAGTATTATAGTTATAGTGTGATGCATTTGTCAACATAAGGACATCTCTATTACTTTATATTGCTAAAACATTCTCTAGTTCCTGGGTTCCATTATTTCTTATAGTTTCTTGAATTAGGACTCAAGAATATTGATAGTATGAGGAGATGGAGAGAACAAAGTAGTGATTATATGTAGTTGCTGTGTCCTTATGTTCAGGTCCTCCATTCACTTGCTAGTAAGGACTAAGCACCTGTTTTGTTCCAAACAAATTGATTGAGCTTTCACCTTTTTAATTTAGAGTGCTTTGTTTGAATATTTAATAGATCTATAAATCTATGATTAATATATTCAGGGAAGTCCAGAACCAGTAATCAAGGTTTATACTACCTGTATCTGGAGGCAGTTTCAGTAAGAAAGTCGAAGTCCCATGCTGTTTCTGACAAAGAAAATCAGACTACTGGAATTTATCATTTTCAGCCTTGCGTAAAGGATGATTTTGCTGTcaaatataaagaaaaatatGGTACTGATGTATTTCGCCGAATACTTCAATCGTTTTGTCCCTCTATCTATGGGCATGAACTTGTAAAAGGTATTTTCTAGCCCCTGTATTATATCAGAGTTACAAGATATTTCTGCCAGTTATTTGATGTCGTTAAGAGATCTTCTATTCAATTTGCTCTTGTCTCAATATTTGAAGATGTGATATTGTGAAATCTTTTGTTCCCTTCAATTTCTGTGTATAAGATAACTGGTTTTCAATAACAAAGAGTGTGCTTATTCTGTCCCAAAAGAGTGCATCACAATCTGAAGCAATTCTATAGTTGAGGGGCTAACAAAGCCATTATCAGCTGATGTCTATGGAAAATGGTCAAGGCACTCCTTTTAGTCATTCAGGCCTGCTGATTTCATTTCTCTCTTATTTGCATATGATTGCTCGATATAACTAAATTCATGTACGCTGATTTTCAGCTGGTATCACACTCGCTCTTTTTGGCGGTGTGCAGAAGAACTCAATGGATCAAAACAAGGTCCCTGTCCGTGGAGATATTCATGTTATTATAGTTGGTAATTTCTTTGTTTACCATATATCCTGTCAGAACTTCCATAGTGTTGTTCATGATGCGATTATGCTCTTGCTTAAAATACTACAGGTGATCCAGGGTTAGGCAAGAGCCAACTCCTCCAAGCTGCAGCCGCTGTTTCCCCACGAGGAATATATGTATGCGGGAATACGACAACAAGGGCTGGCCTAACTGTTGCAGTGGTTAAAGATTCTATGACAAATGATTATGCATTTGAGGCTGGTAACCATAAAACATATATTCCTTCATTATAATTTTTTAAGCCTTCTGTTCAAAATCGTATATTAATGATGGCATTTTTGTGTTCAAAGTGCTCGTAGTTTTAGAATTTGCAATGCGATCAAAATAAAGTTGGGTCCTTAACTTACAGGTGCCATGGTCCTTGCTGATCGTGGAATATGCTGTATTGATGAGTTTGATAAAATGTTTGCAGAGCATCAGgtattataattatttttcacctTATGAAGGTTCGATGAAGTGTTCATTGGTGAGGAAGTTCACATGCCTTTCTAATTGTGTTTCTGTTTCTGGTTCTCAGGCTTTACTTGAAGCCATGGAGCAGCAATGTGTTTCTGTTGCAAAGGCTGGCCTTGTAGCGAGTTTATCAGCTCGTACTTCGGTGTTAGCAGCTGCAAATCCTATTGGTGGTCATTATGAGTGCGTTAATATTTTCCATCCTACTTATTGAAAAACTTGTTATTTCTCTCCATTCATTGTTCTTGATCAgtcatctccattcattattattattatatattttttaaaaaaagatatGCTGATGCCATGTACTGTTAAGCCTGAGAATGATATCTGTCATTCCTGACCACTCATCTCCGTTcaccttttttttaaaagaaatacTGATAGCATCTACAGTTAAAGCGTTATGTGGCTGCTGGGATTGAGGGAGATTGATTGGGTTGAGGGAGCGGCGGGCTGAAGGCGTGAACAGTACCTGCGCTACAGGGAGGCGGCTGTGAGAGCAAGAGAGGAGGCTAGGGTTTTAGGCGCTAGGAACGCCGGCCGCGGGGCTCTGCCCACGGCCGGCAAGAGAGAAGGGATTTCCTTCTAATCTCTTGCTTGATTAGATTGATACAtctcctctccttatatagagaGGTTTACTTGACTTACAAGCAAGGCTTACTTGACCCCTAAGCAAGCGACCCTTCTCTCTAATTAACCCTAACACTAATGGGCTATGGCACCAGCCCAGGCCCAATAGGTCCCTTACGTACTCTAACATAAAGACATATGTATGTGGAATTATTCTAGTAGTTTAGGTGGTCTAGAGTGGTATGTGGTGGTGATTTTATCATATGAAACATTACTTGATTGAAATTTTAACTTTGATCCTAAATTGCAAGTTTGCAACTGAAGAACTGAACTGGAAGTAAAACCATTCATCTGTTGATATTTTCTGGTGTAGTTTGTCCCAATTACTTCTCTTGGCCATTTGTAGTTTATGCGATTGACATTGGTATCAAGTATACTtatctcttctttcttttttgtgCTTTGCTTTTAATGAGGATTCAAGCCTGAATTCCATGGCTAATGTATGCCCATTTTATTGCCATCTAAATACACTGTTTGTTGCAGTCGAGCAAAAACAGTGAATGAGAATCTGAAGATGAGTGCTGCCCTCTTTTCTCGGTTTGACTTGGTGTTTATTCTACTTGACCAGCCAGATGAGTCACTAGATAAAAGAGTGTCAGACCATATAATAGCTGTAAGTGGCTGTCAGACATGTTTGCCAATTCATACCTCACAAAGCATAGTGACACTCATGTAATGCATTGAATCTATAGTTTGTAAGAATGATTTTGTCTTACCGAACATACTACTTATTGATTACTAAGCCAAAATTTCCTGCAAGCAGCTCCATACCAATGATCTTGATAATTTCAGACCCAACAAGAGGATCAGAACAGGTTATTATTACATACTGTTTCTTTTATCTATTGTACAAGTGAAGTGTAAGCCGTTGTTCATCTTCTGGAACTTTGCTCAGTGTCACAATTTGATGGTGATCTGGGGCTTGGAGTTAGTGGAAATTCAGTAGCTTCAAGACTGAGGCTACACCCAGAGAAAGACAAGGGTTTCACTCCATTAGCTGCGCAACTTCTTCGCAAATATATATCTTATTCAAGAGAACATGTCTTCCCCCGGTATCTTGTTATTATTGCACTTTTAGTTacgttaaaaaaaattattgtaCTAGCACAAGTGCAATGCAAAGAATAGTTTACTTTTTATGCCTTATTATGCCCTTTCTCATTCACTTTTCTCCCCTCTTTAAGAATGTCAAAGGCAGCAGCTGCAATTCTGAAAGACTTTTATTTGAAGTTGAGAAACCGCAGCACTTCTGCTGATGGTACGCCCATCACAGCCAGGCAGTTAGAAAGCCTAGTCAGATTAGCTGAAGCTCGTGCCCGCGTGGATCTAAGAGATGAAGTGACTGAAGAAGACGCTCAGGTAAAATAACTGAGGATTTGAGTTCTGCAGAAACTGTTTAGAGCCATAGTTAGACAGTCCACATTTTCCACCGCGGCTGTCATTTAACATTCTTGCCATGTTAGTAGAATGCAACTTAGAAAATCTCACAAGAACACCTGCTTTATGGTCATAATTGCAGAAATCGAAATGTTTATTGACTAGTTGCAATGTGTCATGTGGGGCAAGTCCTTCACAAGGCGCGGCAAAAGGGCAACGACCACATCAGGCCATGGTGGTGGCTGATCAGGCCCAAACAGGCAGGTCTAGAACTTAGCCAAGGAGGTTATCAATTTGAGAGATTTAGGAATATAAGATAAAGATAGAGTGAATttaggagtttgtttggggagctTTGGCTGCAGGCCTGTGTAAGCCATTCAGCACAACAGATTGAATCAAGAATGTATTAACCTACTCTCTATCCCTCTCTGATCAAAATAAGTAGCCGAGGGGTAAGACATCGCTCCAATCCTAGTCGCGACTATGATCTTCATAGTCGAGGCTCGCCGCCCACTGTCCCATCATTGCCGCCGTACTGGCAACACAACACAATGGACCCAAGATCCAAGGATCATAAGATTTTACAGAACTTTCTTCAATCCATTCTGCTTA
It encodes:
- the LOC8061784 gene encoding probable DNA helicase MCM8 isoform X1, whose amino-acid sequence is MYADTMKGHQPKGRTRDYGTFKKLAAAWPRYFPEEADVGLSESDHKVRLVTDLAEIFSTPEVAEVLRSSVEDDDSDTVCLPMDFQQLQELCVFIKDKLNESPKEVLLCMGLAAHLVLCLSKTNKINIRLYNTGEAIALKNLKAAFIKKLVTVRGTVLKVSTVKPIVLQMKFRCMKCGKEIPRVFSDGKFSPPVSCTIQGCKSRSFIPDRSSAQLMDFQKLRIQELASADNHEGRVPRTVECELTEDLVDCCIPGEIVTVTGIVKVLNNYMDVGGGKSRTSNQGLYYLYLEAVSVRKSKSHAVSDKENQTTGIYHFQPCVKDDFAVKYKEKYGTDVFRRILQSFCPSIYGHELVKAGITLALFGGVQKNSMDQNKVPVRGDIHVIIVGDPGLGKSQLLQAAAAVSPRGIYVCGNTTTRAGLTVAVVKDSMTNDYAFEAGAMVLADRGICCIDEFDKMFAEHQALLEAMEQQCVSVAKAGLVASLSARTSVLAAANPIGGHYDRAKTVNENLKMSAALFSRFDLVFILLDQPDESLDKRVSDHIIALHTNDLDNFRPNKRIRTVSQFDGDLGLGVSGNSVASRLRLHPEKDKGFTPLAAQLLRKYISYSREHVFPRMSKAAAAILKDFYLKLRNRSTSADGTPITARQLESLVRLAEARARVDLRDEVTEEDAQDVIDIMKESLYDKYVDEHGYVDFARSGGMSQPKESKRFLNALNKEAELQQKDRFSRTELCTLADKISLRVPDFDALVEKMNIEGYLIKKGSGMYQLVTVSY
- the LOC8061784 gene encoding probable DNA helicase MCM8 isoform X2, whose translation is MYADTMKGHQPKGRTRDYGTFKKLAAAWPRYFPEEADVGLSESDHKVRLVTDLAEIFSTPEVAEVLRSSVEDDDSDTVCLPMDFQQLQELCVFIKDKLNESPKEVLLCMGLAAHLVLCLSKTNKINIRLYNTGEAIALKNLKAAFIMSCTIQGCKSRSFIPDRSSAQLMDFQKLRIQELASADNHEGRVPRTVECELTEDLVDCCIPGEIVTVTGIVKVLNNYMDVGGGKSRTSNQGLYYLYLEAVSVRKSKSHAVSDKENQTTGIYHFQPCVKDDFAVKYKEKYGTDVFRRILQSFCPSIYGHELVKAGITLALFGGVQKNSMDQNKVPVRGDIHVIIVGDPGLGKSQLLQAAAAVSPRGIYVCGNTTTRAGLTVAVVKDSMTNDYAFEAGAMVLADRGICCIDEFDKMFAEHQALLEAMEQQCVSVAKAGLVASLSARTSVLAAANPIGGHYDRAKTVNENLKMSAALFSRFDLVFILLDQPDESLDKRVSDHIIALHTNDLDNFRPNKRIRTVSQFDGDLGLGVSGNSVASRLRLHPEKDKGFTPLAAQLLRKYISYSREHVFPRMSKAAAAILKDFYLKLRNRSTSADGTPITARQLESLVRLAEARARVDLRDEVTEEDAQDVIDIMKESLYDKYVDEHGYVDFARSGGMSQPKESKRFLNALNKEAELQQKDRFSRTELCTLADKISLRVPDFDALVEKMNIEGYLIKKGSGMYQLVTVSY